The proteins below are encoded in one region of Pseudonocardia sp. DSM 110487:
- a CDS encoding amidase: protein MGERSYRSATELVGAMAGGEVSAVELAEEAIARIERYEPTLNAVCVRDFERALDAARAADAARARGDGRPLLGVPMTVKESFHVAGLPTTWGIPEFTDFVADEDAVAVERVKEAGAVVLGKTNVPLVLGDMQSYNAIYGTTGNPWDPERIPGGSSGGSSAALAAGYGALSIGSDIGGSLRNPAHYCGVYAHKPTLGLLPLRGHTAPGMPVLPVESDLAVIGPMARTASDLALLLDVLAGPDPLGSGIAYRLALPAPRHTVLADFRVLVVDTHLLIPSAESVRTAIGNFADALTESGAKVERDSRLLPDQADNARLYMHLLMSTLGARFPAEIYEHTRAAAAQLDPADTSLDAERTRGTVLSHRDWLAADGRRAVLRQRWSELFTEFDVVVYPVMPTPAFPHDHSPMGGRTISIDGADHDYLDQLALAGAATVPGLPATALPIGRSDEGLPIGVQAIGPMFGDRTTIRFAELAEREFGGFTPPPLDS, encoded by the coding sequence ATGGGTGAACGGTCCTATCGGAGCGCGACGGAGCTCGTCGGCGCGATGGCAGGGGGCGAGGTCTCGGCGGTGGAGCTCGCGGAGGAGGCGATCGCGCGGATCGAGCGGTACGAGCCGACGCTGAACGCGGTGTGCGTGCGGGACTTCGAGCGAGCCCTCGACGCCGCGCGCGCCGCCGACGCGGCGCGCGCCCGGGGCGACGGCCGGCCGCTGCTCGGGGTGCCGATGACCGTCAAGGAGTCCTTCCACGTGGCAGGCCTGCCCACGACGTGGGGAATCCCGGAGTTCACGGACTTCGTGGCCGACGAGGACGCCGTCGCGGTGGAGCGGGTCAAGGAGGCAGGCGCCGTCGTCCTCGGCAAGACGAACGTGCCGCTCGTCCTCGGCGACATGCAGAGCTACAACGCGATATACGGGACCACCGGCAACCCGTGGGACCCGGAGCGGATCCCCGGCGGGTCGTCGGGCGGGTCGTCCGCGGCGCTTGCGGCCGGGTACGGCGCCCTGTCCATCGGCTCGGACATCGGCGGCTCCCTGCGCAACCCGGCGCACTACTGCGGCGTCTACGCCCACAAGCCCACGCTCGGGCTGCTCCCGCTGCGCGGGCACACGGCACCGGGGATGCCCGTGCTGCCGGTCGAGAGCGACCTGGCGGTGATCGGCCCGATGGCGCGCACCGCGTCGGACCTGGCGCTCCTGCTGGACGTCCTCGCCGGGCCCGACCCGCTCGGCAGCGGCATCGCCTACCGGCTCGCGCTGCCGGCGCCACGGCACACGGTGCTGGCCGACTTCCGGGTGCTGGTCGTCGACACCCACCTGCTGATCCCGTCGGCGGAGAGCGTGCGCACCGCGATCGGCAACTTCGCCGACGCGCTGACCGAGTCGGGCGCGAAGGTGGAGCGGGACAGCCGGCTGCTGCCGGACCAGGCCGACAACGCCCGGCTGTACATGCACCTGCTGATGTCGACGCTCGGCGCGCGGTTCCCGGCGGAGATCTACGAGCACACCCGAGCGGCCGCCGCGCAGCTGGATCCCGCCGACACGAGCCTCGACGCCGAACGGACCCGCGGCACGGTGCTCAGCCACCGCGACTGGCTCGCGGCCGACGGCAGGCGCGCGGTGCTGCGGCAGCGCTGGAGCGAGCTCTTCACCGAGTTCGACGTGGTGGTCTACCCGGTCATGCCGACCCCGGCGTTCCCGCACGACCACAGCCCCATGGGAGGCCGGACGATCAGCATCGACGGGGCCGACCACGACTACCTGGACCAGCTCGCGCTCGCCGGCGCGGCGACGGTCCCCGGCCTCCCGGCCACCGCGCTGCCCATCGGCCGCTCCGACGAGGGACTGCCGATCGGCGTGCAGGCCATCGGGCCGATGTTCGGGGACCGCACCACGATCCGGTTCGCCGAGCTCGCCGAGCGCGAGTTCGGCGGCTTCACACCACCCCCGCTGGACAGCTGA